A genome region from Thalassotalea euphylliae includes the following:
- a CDS encoding putative 4-hydroxy-4-methyl-2-oxoglutarate aldolase, whose protein sequence is MQTIPTRDFDLLPDLCDHFPNDVNVFETQFNSYGQHQVFCGQAVTVKCFEDNSVVKKLVGTPGQGKVIVVDGGASMRRALIGDMLAEEAIANGWAGVVINGCLRDAATINQMAIGVKALGTIPIKTDKRGLGDQDIDIRFAGVTVKPGDWVYADLNGVLISAKKLELLES, encoded by the coding sequence ATGCAAACGATCCCAACACGCGATTTCGATCTTCTTCCTGATCTTTGTGATCACTTTCCTAATGACGTAAATGTTTTTGAAACTCAATTTAATAGCTATGGTCAACATCAGGTATTTTGTGGACAAGCAGTCACTGTAAAGTGTTTTGAAGACAATTCAGTGGTAAAAAAACTCGTTGGCACACCTGGTCAAGGTAAAGTCATAGTTGTTGACGGTGGTGCCTCGATGCGCAGAGCCTTAATTGGCGATATGCTTGCGGAAGAGGCAATTGCTAACGGCTGGGCGGGGGTTGTCATTAATGGTTGTCTTCGTGACGCTGCTACTATCAACCAAATGGCGATTGGCGTCAAAGCCTTAGGCACCATTCCTATTAAAACTGATAAACGCGGTTTAGGGGATCAAGATATTGATATTCGCTTTGCTGGTGTAACCGTAAAGCCTGGCGATTGGGTGTATGCCGACCTTAATGGTGTATTGATCTCAGCGAA